A single Gasterosteus aculeatus chromosome 2, fGasAcu3.hap1.1, whole genome shotgun sequence DNA region contains:
- the LOC120829431 gene encoding haloacid dehalogenase-like hydrolase domain-containing 5: MFGSLFFFSLFKPVIEEMRGLLPLYRDLCTLSNRQARRKAGAVGSRCGFCGTRSNSKPQPRFGLLFDIDGVLVRGKQPIPAAKKAFEKLVDSQGRFVVPVVFVTNAGNCLRQTKADQLAHILGVPITQDQVILSHSPLRMFKKFHDKCVLVSGQGPVLEIAKNVGFNNVVSVDMLRESFPLMDMVDHNRRPKLPSSPVGNLPKVEAVILFGEPIRWETNLQLIVDILLTNGNLSSVHQTRKTPHIPLLACNMDLMWMAEAHSPRFGHGTFLVCLENIYKKITGQDLKYEALMGKPSELTYHFAEYLIRSQALQRQWELPVTSLYAIGDNLMTDIYGANLYNRYLEERVARKNPKAVAQMASGAGSGAAVPREEEGDNLWESELALPSATSCKSVLVCTGVYNPNVEVPPDASHCIKETVFHGHRDFRFDPALVEPDHIVQDVAEAVQRIFEQEKFGPQ, encoded by the exons GAGGAGATGAGGGGACTCCTGCCGCTTTACCGGGACTTGTGCACCCTGAGTAACCGTCAAGCCAGACGCAAAGCTGGGGCTGTCGGTTCTCGGTGCGGGTTTTGCGGAACTCGGTCTAACAGCAAG CCGCAGCCTCGCTTCGGGCTGCTGTTCGACATCGACGGCGTGCTCGTCCGGGGGAAGCAGCCGATCCCTGCGGCGAAGAAGGCCTTCGAGAAGCTGGTCGACTCTCAGGGACGGTTTGTGGTGCCGGTGGTTTTTGTCACAAACGCGGGGAACTGCCTGAGACAAACTAAAGCAGACCAGCTCGCTCACATTCTTGGAgtacct ATTACACAAGATCAAGTCATCCTGTCCCACAGTCCCCTGAGGATGTTCAAGAAGTTCCACGACAAGTGTGTGCTGGTGTCAGGACAGGGGCCCGTCCTGGAAATTGCAAAAAA CGTGGGCTTTAACAACGTCGTCAGTGTTGACATGCTGAGGGAGTCGTTCCCGTTGATGGACATGGTGGATCACAACAGGAGGCCCAAACTGCCG TCCAGTCCTGTGGGCAACCTTCCTAAGGTCGAAG CCGTGATCCTGTTCGGGGAGCCGATCCGATGGGAGACCAACCTGCAGCTCATCGTCGACATTTTGTTGACCAACGGAAACCTCAGCAGTGTTCACCAGACCCGGAAGACGCCTCACATCCCCCTGCTGGCCTGCAACATGGACCTCATGTGGATGGCCGAGGCGCACTCTCCCCG GTTCGGCCATGGGACCTTCCTCGTGTGCCTGGAGAACATCTACAAGAAGATAACGGGTCAAGACCTGAAGTACGAGGCGCTGATGGGGAAACCCAGCGAGCTGACCTACCATTTCGCAGAGTACCTCATCAGAAGCCAGGCCCTGCAGAGGCAATGGGAGCTTCCCGTCACTTCCCTTTATGCTATCGG GGACAACCTCATGACCGACATCTACGGCGCCAATCTATACAACCGCTACCTGGAGGAGAGGGTCGCCAGGAAGAACCCCAAAGCCGTGGCCCAGATGGCGTCCGGCGCGGGCTCCGGCGCCGCGGTGccccgggaggaggagggcgacaATCTGTGGGAGAGCGAGCTGGCGCTGCCCTCCGCCACCTCCTGCAAGTCGGTCCTGGTCTGCACGGGCGTCTACAACCCCAACGTGGAGGTGCCGCCCGACGCCAGCCACTGCATCAAAGAGACCGTGTTCCACGGGCACCGGGACTTCCGGTTTGACCCGGCGCTGGTGGAGCCGGACCACATCGTGCAGGATGTGGCCGAGGCCGTCCAGCGCATCTTTGAGCAGGAGAAGTTCGGGCCTCAGTAG
- the gp9 gene encoding platelet glycoprotein IX, translated as MPCGLSLAVFLVWSAFHQHTAGQPCLCSGLRPAGLQVNCSSLNLADLPHLPPDTTELHVRDNRLTSVSPGLFDRLVVLKKVSLSGNPFHCDCGIQYLRNWLLKNKALVTTEPTCASPGSVARRAVADLGDGHFASCALAGCAGGTYSTVVGGMVCCLVVLLLWSLRLAKRTTFTLEIHERHSGFEADSLRSLKPRHRRRLRTEHTEVTMESAEGLEEQLVHVELLPQVLDALHKKHNIKIKAN; from the coding sequence ATGCCCTGCGGTTTAAGCTTAGCCGTCTTCCTCGTCTGGTCCGCGTTCCACCAACACACCGCCGGTCAACCCTGCCTGTGCTCAGGCCTCCGGCCTGCAGGTCTGCAGGTCAACTGCAGCTCTTTAAACCTCGCTGACCTCCCTCACCTGCCGCCGGACACCACGGAGCTCCACGTGCGGGACAACCGGCTCACGTCGGTGTCTCCGGGCCTCTTCGACCGACTGGTGGTCCTGAAGAAGGTCTCGCTGTCTGGGAATCCGTTCCACTGCGACTGCGGGATCCAATACCTGAGGAACTGGCTGCTGAAGAACAAGGCCCTCGTCACCACGGAGCCCACCTGCGCCAGTCCGGGCTCCGTGGCCCGGAGGGCCGTCGCCGACCTCGGCGACGGCCACTTCGCCTCCTGTGCGCTGGCGGGCTGCGCTGGCGGGACGTACAGCACTGTGGTGGGGGGGATGGTGTGCTGCCTGGTTGTTCTGCTCCTGTGGAGCTTGAGACTAGCCAAGAGAACTACGTTCACGCTGGAGATACACGAGAGACATTCGGGGTTCGAGGCCGACTCCCTGCGCTCGCTGAAGCCCAGGCACCGGAGGAGGCTGCGCACGGAGCACACAGAGGTCACCATGGAGTCTGCAGAGGGCTTAGAAGAGCAGCTTGTCCACGTGGAGTTACTGCCACAAGTGCTGGACGCGTTGCACAAGAAGCACAATATAAAGATAAAGGCAAACTAA